The window TGAAACAAAATTCATTTTCTTAGGCGACATTACACAACATAATGGATTCATCAATAGTTAAAAAgacaaaagggaaaaaagaaagaaagtagaACAGTTTGTTTCTTCACTCTCCACATCTCTATCGGCCTTTCTACTTAGTGTACCCTCAAACCAGACAAACAAAGAATTGGTCATTGGTCATCTTCTTCAGACAAACAAATCCCTTAGTCTTCTAAGTTCCAAAAATATGTCTGTCCACTGGTTGAGTATCTAAACTCTTGACGACATCCATCCACGGTTTCTCTATCACCAGGATCGAATTTTTAGAAAGGTGACCCACGAATAAAACTGGATGCTTTGAGGGTAATATTTCAAAGTTCTTCTTCTCGTTACTCTTACCCTCCAACTGATACTCTTCTAGCCTACGTTTTCGGTTTGTACCCTTCCCCTTTTTCAAGCCCATGTTGACAAGTTTACCTTCTAGCGTTTTAGACAGATTGCCATTTGGTAACccattctcttcatcttcttccacagGCTTTCCAAAGTCGATCAAACACTTCGCCCTGCTatgcaaataaaaatatgaagttttaCGATTATAGATGTTTCTGTGTGTTTTATATAAGTGTAGATTGCAGTTTGACTAGGCTATATAGTGCAACCAGTACCTGGAACTGTAAACTATCACAGACGACGAATTTGGCGACGGGGAGAATGAGAGTCCAATTACCTCGCCAGGAAATTCTTGATACCTCTTTGGCAGAACATATGTGTTTAGCATCGACCACTTGCCTAGCTGTCTAGCCTCAACATCAAAAGCAAAGACCTGATTCGAGGAGGTTGAGATCACAAGCACATTGTTATTCCAAGGATGAAAACCAGCAGCTGCAACAGATGCACCATCAAGCCTTGATATGAACCAGTGCTGCCTGTCAATCAAAGCCAACATCAGAATAAAAACGTCAATACAAAAGTACAATCAGCTGGAGTTAAGCAAGCAACGCTTCGCCAAGTTCCCACCTTTGTGTTTCCAGGTTGAATACATAGATGTCCCCAAAGCAATTGATAGCAGCTAGCCACTGACCATCTGAGCTGGTATATAATTTTGTCATCGGAGGCTCCTTTGGTGGAGCTTCGTCATCATGCTCCTCTCGAGAAGGTGTAAATGTATATACTAGCTCCAAACTACTAATGTCAATAGTCTGCCAAGAAAATCATGATACAGAAGTTAGGGTAAATTCAAACAATACACACAATTCAAACATGAGAACTACTGATTAAAAGCACAAATCCAGCACATACATATATCCTTCTATCATGCCCTGCTATTATTAGGTGAGAGCAGTCTGAACTGAAAACCATGGAATGCGCAAATGGAAGTTCAGGAAGTCGCCTTCTACTGACACTCCATGGACTCTTTACAAATTCATTTTTCTTCAACTCAAACAGACTGGGGCCGATTTGGTCAGAGTAAGCAAAAAGTGATCCAGTGTTAGAAATTGCACTGCATATGATCTTCCTGGAGTCTCTACTTTTAACACGAACCAATGACTTTGTTGAGGCACGTCCACTAGAATCACTGCTTACGTTAAGTCGAAGAATATCTAAAGTACTAATACCCTGAGCCAGGAGAAGAGAAGTCTTATCGAACACCGAATTATGTACCATTTGCATGGGTACTCTCTGAGGCGCAGGGCATATATCATGTGGAGAGAACTTGGTAAATTCCTGAATTGAATATGCAAAAAGTTTTGCATCATCACCAGCAGAAATAAGCATCGGGACACCCAAATGAGCCCATTTATGATACGTAAAGTCAACTGGCTTTCCCTTTTTGCGATGTTTACGACTTGCTTTATCTGGCAATATATCATCCGAAAAAGGATCTGCAAAATAATGGGACTTAATAGTGATTCAATAACTAAAGACCCACCAGCTTTAAGATATATAGGGGTGGGTGTGTCTATTGGCTAAAGTATGCATCcgaaaagaaatttgattgcAGAGCATATATAACAGGAcatcctaatttttttgaataatatgaTCTCAATGTGACTCTTACCTTCTCGACTAATTGGTACTGCAACTGTAAGAGCTCTGATGTCATGTGTATGAGCCTTTACATAACCAATATAATCCCATTTCTGAGAAGGCTTCAATTCTTGAGAACTGCTAGTACTACCGGAGAGCTTATAAAGAATAACCTACAGATAAGAGATCAGAGAAGTAGAATGTTGAAAACCATtgcaataaaaaaacataacaaacatttGAGAAAAGCACTCTTCTAATACATATATCAAATTTCTACAATTGGTCAAAGTATTTGTTCCTAGTAAAAGAAATAATtccaatcaacaaaaaaataaatttaacctTGATAATCTGATACATAATCAACTATATTCTAAAATCATCGGTCAAATCTATTCTATAACAATTACTGCATTCTAGCAATTTCATTTACCTGTCCATCCGCACCAGCAGAAAAGACTCGATTATGGCTGGGGGCTGCTGCAAGGGTATTGACATCACCTTTGTGATTAGAGTGTGATTCCAAAAGGGTTCCAAACTGACTATCCCAAAATTGTACAGTTCCGGTACTGTCTCCACTCACAAGAACTGAACACCTAGAGTAAGAATATATATCCTCAgtacaagaaatataaaagcaaaCAATGTTAAAATTCAAACATCATCATCTGTACCTCAAAGAAAGTAGTGACCAAACACAGATCTCAGAACTACTTCCCAGTCCTCCAAGACCAACTGTAATTCTGTATACCTCTTGACACGAGTTTGCGTCCCAGCATCTTATCAGCCTACAAATGATTGTTGCCACAGAAGAAGGTTACTCAGAATAACTTATTCTACCTATCCATATAAACATAGATCTTTAATGAAATCTATAAAACTCACCCATCACTGCTACCGGAAAATATCCTCTTTGCATCTGGACTCCATGTTACACTTAAAGCACGTCCTGCAAAGATGCATTTCCACAAAGctaagtaaacaaaaaagatagagaatggaaattattattattattaataatcaaAGGGGTGGTGAAGATGTCTCACCACTAACCCTAGGCAATGATCTATAGTAAGTTAACTTGTCTAAGTCAGAGATACGGTACAGTCTCACACAGCCATCATCACAAGCAGCAGCAAGAAGCCTATCTGATAGGAGCTCATGAAACTCATCAGAGtcagaatcatcatcttcttcacttccaGCACTCTCTTCCTCATCATTCGATTTCTCACTCGAGTATCCATTCTCAATCTCTTTAGCTTTACCTTCTTCTACATCAACTGAGGGTACATTAATCGGAGCCAACGCCATTTGCCAGATTGAGACTCCAATTGACTCTAGCACAATCTGCAtttaaacaccaaaaaaaaaaactaaatacgacacaaaaatgtaaataagaGAATCTTAAGTATGAGAGAGTTGGGGAGATGTTAAAACCTTCTGCTTCAAATCGAAAAGATCCCATTCAGAAATGGAGCCATCGATGCTTGAAGAAAACAAACGACCAGAAGGCAGCCGATTAGAACCAGCACGGCACCACGCAAGAGATGAGATTCTCGAATTTGGATCGCCATGGATAGTCTAACCCcggaaaattaataaaaataaaaaaccaaaaaacaaacacaaatcaactCGACATACTTCACGAATCCAATTCGATTTTGCTAAAAGAATAGCTTAAATCGGAAGAgaagaaactagggtttttccAAAGAGGAACCCGTAGAGTACGTACGAGTTGACAGTGCCATCCAACGGCGCCGGGGGAGACGAGCCAGATTTCAAGAGAACCGTCCTCGCGAGCCGCGGCGACTTGAGAGTCGTCGGCGCTGTTAACTAGGGCTACCACCGGAGATGGTTTCCAGTCAACGGAGCTGCAACGGTACTCAAGCATGACGGTTGAAGGGGAAGTGAACACTCTCTCTGAGACGGAGatgagagatgaagaagaagaagaagaagaagaggaggaggcgaagaagaaagaagcattAGGTTTTTGAGTGTGTAAGGACCTTATGGGGGCGGCAATTAAAAACGGATCCGGGTCCCCCGCACTTGATCCGACCCGACCGTaacccttcctttttttttcctataaatgGTCTGAATTTAGGATCCGAATGGTGACTGCAGTTTTGGTTTTAGAATGTGGTATGGTTCAACTGCGGTATGTACAATTTGCaggacaagtgcggtttatacaaaataagcaGTAcagaatgatatttgattggtgaaaaaactatttgcggttCAGTATTAATTGTGTGAATGGTAAAAGAAGGAAAAGCCGTGcggattacatatattataaataaatttattaataattagtatgtttgaattaataataaaaataattgtatttataaatctTAAATATTATAGTTGATCAAAAAGtacttttttgtgtgtgacatattgataaaatgttcaACTATAaaaagatacaatttttttgaaaaaattatcgattattttgattttcccaTAATATATTTGCAATAGTATCTCTTATTTGCGTCATAGCTTCTCCATCTGCTATCTCTGTTGCATCCATGTCACCTATATCATGctcaaaattttggttgttgttcGTCTCAGTCAGTACATCTACGAAATCTGCATCCGAGAAATTTGAAATCCTGATGAAATTATGTAGTCCTACTGTAGCCATTACCACTCTTTTCTGAATTTGAACATTATATCTTGGAAAATCAGAAAGTAtcctccacttcttcttccaaacTCCAAACGTTCTTTCAATAACAGAACGTAAAGATGCATGACATTGGTTGAACAATTCATGTTTATTCCTTGGAGGAGGACCAGAATGAAACTGGGACATATGATATCTCACAACTCGATTTCGTGATGATCTATAAGGAGCAAGAATCCTTGTTTGTTTGAATAACCAGAATCAACGAGATAATACTTATTTGATGGAGGCAAAGGAAACTCTGTATCACTTTGTTGTGCCATTTGCAGAACAGCTGTATCGTGGCATGATCCTGGTGCTCCATTCCAGATATATGTGAATAACatattcaaatcacatattgCCATGATGTTCAATGATGCATTATCGTGCCGATTCCAATACATTCCTTGTAACTCAGGCTTTACTTTGACGCACACATGAGTCCCATCCATAGCTCCAACGAATCCACTAAAATATGGCCAATATCTTCGGTCTACTTGAAGTCTTTCAGGAATGCGATACAACTCTTGTCTTGTTGGAGTTCTAATATAATCACATGCTAATAACTCTGTTGCCTTAAGAACTTCCCTAAATTTTCTTTGCACAGTCTCTTGATTTCGGCCAAATCTTAAACCAACATCCCTTTGAACTTCATTGTGCCCACATATCCGTAGAAACATAGCCACACTCTCTTCAAACCCTACATTAAATGTTGGTTGTAGACCATAGTTTGTTTGCAACATATTACACAATGCCGTGAAACATGGAAGTGACATTCGTAATAGTTGAAGACAAGCAGCATCAACTTGTTATAGTCGACGCCAAATATTCTTCCATCCCATACCTCCATCAGTTTGTGCTGGTACCCTTTGAAAATATCGATCATAATAAGTCAAAGCTGGTTGAATTACTAATTCTTCATTTTCCAAATTCCACAGTTCAATTCTCTCTTCAAAATTGAGATTGTTGAGGCCTTGTGATCGCAGTTGACATATACGAAATGCCTGAAATTCATTACAAACGACATgtcattatacatatattattttaaaagaacaaattacattaaatttaaaataaaattttaacataaatgagccaaaaaaacaaattgataaaacgaaattacaacaaattaatCTTCATCTCCGACATCGCTTTGATTATTTTCATTTGGTCCTTGAGAGGTTCCCCAAATATTGAAAAGACCTCCTGGTCTAGGTGTTTGTAGTATTTGTCcactttcaaaatagtttgtgaaACCGAGACCAGATGATGATGTTTGTTGAATGATAGGTGAAGTTTCTTGTTGAGTATTCCTCGTATTTTCAACTTGGTCACCAAGTGAAAATCCGTACTAAACATTTACCGGAATCGTTCCTGATGATCTGCCTGTGGAGCATTTGGTGGTGTTCCCCATTGTTGATAACGAGGTCCCCAAAAACCAGGTGAATTTTGCGCTCCTAAATTATTACCCACAGAAGATGGACTGTTGGATGATAGACCTCCTGAATGGGGACTCCCAAATGAATGGCCTGCACCTAACTGTTTTGGCACATCTTGGTTATTCCGCGAAACACCAGTCATCGTTTCCAACAATTGTAGCTTATCCTCGTCGGTGCTTGAGGGTATGTCAATGAAATACTTACGCCAAAATACTAGCTCCTTAAGTGCATTAATGCAGGCCCAATAAAATCTAGTATGTTTGGGAAGGTCAAGATCATTAAATATCGCTTCTGCCTTTTTAAATTCATCATAATCATCTTGGTCAAAACCACCAGGGCGTAGTTGTTGAAAGCTTTGTCGTTGGAATTCTCTATAGCCAGCAATGGTGTCTTGTATTGTTGTCTCAAAAGATTGTCTCCTACGAGTTCCTCGTGAACCACTGCCAGTAGAAACTCGTGAGCTTCCTCCAGATCTTTGTGAATTACTCCCACGTCTGGCGGTTGACTGCAAATTTAGCCTCCCACGTTGTTGGCCTCTACGAGCAGAATTTTGGTTCGTGTCATCGTCATCAATGGTAACATgatacccttcttcttcttcgtcttgcgTCACAGGAATTTGAGGTGGAATGTCACCACTATCGCTGTCTGAATCATCATGATCCTCTTCATCATTTGCATGCTCGTTCATCAACTGTTCTCTTCTTTGTCGAGCGGAGTGTTGAGATTGTGATTGAACATCATGTAATATGAAACATCGTTGCATCACATCCCAAAATTGAGGTGGCTTTCGGTTCAAGCTTATTGTTACTTTGCATCcctataaatttaaattatttagattcgtgataccaaaatttaaaacatatcttGATGAGTAAAAGAATTATTTATACTTACAAACTCTTGATCCTTCCACCATGAGTCAGATGCATATATCATGGATGTATCATGATCAACCGTGATTCCGGTTTTATGCGTAAGAACCTTCCACCTCTTGTAACTTtttttgaattcatcaagtttgTTTTTGAAGAATCCATAAGTTATATTCATGTTGAATGCTTGGTTAAATTTTTCTACCATATACTCTCTACCGATAGCAGTAGGATTCTTAAGAGTATAATTATTCATCGCANNNNNNNNNNNNNNNNNNNNNNNNNNNNATTATTTATACTTACAAACTCTTGATCCTTCCACCATGAGTCAGATGCATATATCATGGATGTATCATGATCAACCGTGATTCCGGTTTTATGCGTAAGAACCTTCTACCTCTTGTAACTTTTTTTGAGTTCATCAAGTTTGTTTTTGAAGAATCCATAAGTTATATTCATGTTGAATTCTTGGTTAAATTTTTCTACCATATACTCTCTACCGATAGCAGTAGGATTCTTAAGAGTATAATTATTCATCGCAATTGCTTCGTCGAACAattgaattaatgttttttccTGAATGTACGACCATTTATACTTGTCTTTGttctacaaattttgaaaatacaatgtcacatattatataaaatataactattattttaagtttttaaagaaaagctAACGAAAATTTACCCGTATTGTTGTTTCCGTAGGAGTAGTTAAATTTTCGGTTGGTTGATTTGAACTTGTTTGTCTAGAAGGATTTGTGTTTCTTCGACGATTAGAAGACATATCTACATTTAATGAAAGTCACTGGTTATTATACATTTAATAaagtattaataattttattgttaataagaattcttttaaatatatagttttacttccaaactaatatatattttcatatatacatatacatatgtatatatatattagttaggaataaaaattaaagatgatatgaaacataatgaaaatgttcaattgctatataaataaactaacatgtaaaattttttaaaaaataagtaaactggattacaaatttttaaaaaataacaatataattaatACATGGGTGTTTTAATAACCACTATGATAtttaaataacatatacaaTAGTATTATTTACTGAACaataagattattatttttattaattttcaactTAAAACACATACTACAACTCTATTTATTGACATGGAAACTGCACtttaaatcagtttttataaacttaaaatttaacaaatcatttaaaagtgttttttcattaattcattttaaaaaaaatattaaacaaaacctatataaaattgtttttataaaaaatgagaatatttttgtcaataataataaaaaaattatatgagagtgattaaaaaaaacattatcttaATGGAGTAGAGTCAAATCTCAGAGAGAGGAGTTtagtttttgataaaaaaatatctaaataaaataaaaaatgtgagagtgattaaaaaagaaagaacattagaaaaagaaaagaacattaCCTAGAAGGGGAATCGTGGGttcgtgagagagagaagagagagattatAATTTTTAGGTTTGTAGCATAGATAGATATCTCAAATATAGtacattttaatattaaaaaatgtattaaaggAAACATTTATTGACTGCGGTCTAGAAATCCGCTGGTTATTGTCCATTAATTTTTTGAAACGCGGTCCAAGTTATTATCTTCTCAACAATccgctttttgttttttttttttttaaaatgcacATTAAccctttttcttctaattggCTACACCTGTgcggttttgattttttttttttgaaaaccgcAAATTATGTGCTTCCATTCACTGccttaatttattaaaaacaggttgttgttatttttttgaaattcctaCTCCTCATTATTTTTGTTCTGTATAAGATGATGATTTACATGAGCAGCATATTTGTTTTAAggttaagataaaaaaaatatagaaattaggTTTTATTCCGTGTCAAGCAcggattgatttattttaaatgaagTTGTAAAATTTGATTAGGAAATTAATCATAATAAAAGTGAGATAATGTATATTCTATAGAAACAATATAAACACAAAGCTTTATTCCGTGTCATACAcggaataattttatttgaaacaaTGTTGTAAAATTTGATTAGGAAATTAATCAGTATGAAAAGTGATCTAGGGAATTTTATTGAAGTTAGTCAGTTAGacttgaaaattttggttattacctaaacattatataatacaaatattgTGATtcattttgtaatatataagtatttataaaatatcaaGCTTCCAAAATATAGTAAGGGTTATTATCAATGATTTCAGGCTCGAAGAGACTTGGGAATGGGTGAATTGAAGGTAGAGGTGGAATCTGGCTCGGGTGTGGTGAGACCAAGACAAATGAGGCTGGGCCTGGCTGTCGTGGGGGTATTCCACACAATAGAAAGACATGGTTCAATCGATTCTTAAATAAAGGGACGTGCACAATACTTAACGAAATCGACAAAACCAGTAACCAAAACTTAAGGCACTGTTAGTACGGCTTGGCCTAGTTTGAACGTGGTTAAAAAAGTCTTGGTTCATGTGGGGTTTTCTTGGTGTGAACACTCCCTATAGAATTTGAGCTgacttttctatatttttggaaGTCTTGTTGATATGATTCTTGAGGCTCTCATACCATTTGATGTGATTCTTCCAAGGAATCGACGCTCTAAGGTAGGTAGGCtgataattctaaaattttgatGGCTCGCAaagctggatgataaggcgtgagataaactcgaaaatccttatgctccaaactctcttaaaacaatccaaacaaagcaaggcggtgaaactttagatagaagcttcgCGGAGACAGATGACAAGGCGTGAGACGAATCCCGAAAATCGTTGTGCCCTAGACTCTCTTGTAACGACTCTTCAATCTTCAGCTAATGAATGGCAACATCAAGTGCGGcggaatcacttgatataccgaaAACTCTTTGATATAACCCACTAAGgagaactctttgatgtaatcCACCAAGGAtaaagaacaagttccaaaggaacaaaggagtttaccactctcaaataaaagataaaatatttcttgattgcttaattttctcaaatgagattacatgtgctTATATAggaatagaaaacttggtcacaa is drawn from Camelina sativa cultivar DH55 chromosome 8, Cs, whole genome shotgun sequence and contains these coding sequences:
- the LOC104709520 gene encoding uncharacterized protein LOC104709520; this encodes MNNYTLKNPTAIGREYMVLTHKTGITVDHDTSMIYASDSWWKDQEFGCKVTISLNRKPPQFWDVMQRCFILHDVQSQSQHSARQRREQLMNEHANDEEDHDDSDSDSGDIPPQIPVTQDEEEEGYHVTIDDDDTNQNSARRGQQRGRLNLQSTARRGSNSQRSGGSSRVSTGSGSRGTRRRQSFETTIQDTIAGYREFQRQSFQQLRPASSTDEDKLQLLETMTGVSRNNQDVPKQLGAGHSFGSPHSGGLSSNSPSSVGNNLGAQNSPGFWGPRYQQWGTPPNAPQADHQERFR
- the LOC104722240 gene encoding U3 small nucleolar RNA-associated protein 4 isoform X2, giving the protein MLEYRCSSVDWKPSPVVALVNSADDSQVAAAREDGSLEIWLVSPGAVGWHCQLTIHGDPNSRISSLAWCRAGSNRLPSGRLFSSSIDGSISEWDLFDLKQKIVLESIGVSIWQMALAPINVPSVDVEEGKAKEIENGYSSEKSNDEEESAGSEEDDDSDSDEFHELLSDRLLAAACDDGCVRLYRISDLDKLTYYRSLPRVSGRALSVTWSPDAKRIFSGSSDGLIRCWDANSCQEVYRITVGLGGLGSSSEICVWSLLSLRCSVLVSGDSTGTVQFWDSQFGTLLESHSNHKGDVNTLAAAPSHNRVFSAGADGQVILYKLSGSTSSSQELKPSQKWDYIGYVKAHTHDIRALTVAVPISREDPFSDDILPDKASRKHRKKGKPVDFTYHKWAHLGVPMLISAGDDAKLFAYSIQEFTKFSPHDICPAPQRVPMQMVHNSVFDKTSLLLAQGISTLDILRLNVSSDSSGRASTKSLVRVKSRDSRKIICSAISNTGSLFAYSDQIGPSLFELKKNEFVKSPWSVSRRRLPELPFAHSMVFSSDCSHLIIAGHDRRIYTIDISSLELVYTFTPSREEHDDEAPPKEPPMTKLYTSSDGQWLAAINCFGDIYVFNLETQRQHWFISRLDGASVAAAGFHPWNNNVLVISTSSNQVFAFDVEARQLGKWSMLNTYVLPKRYQEFPGEVIGLSFSPSPNSSSVIVYSSSRAKCLIDFGKPVEEDEENGLPNGNLSKTLEGKLVNMGLKKGKGTNRKRRLEEYQLEGKSNEKKNFEILPSKHPVLFVGHLSKNSILVIEKPWMDVVKSLDTQPVDRHIFGT
- the LOC104722240 gene encoding U3 small nucleolar RNA-associated protein 4 isoform X1 is translated as MLEYRCSSVDWKPSPVVALVNSADDSQVAAAREDGSLEIWLVSPGAVGWHCQLTIHGDPNSRISSLAWCRAGSNRLPSGRLFSSSIDGSISEWDLFDLKQKIVLESIGVSIWQMALAPINVPSVDVEEGKAKEIENGYSSEKSNDEEESAGSEEDDDSDSDEFHELLSDRLLAAACDDGCVRLYRISDLDKLTYYRSLPRVSGRALSVTWSPDAKRIFSGSSDGLIRCWDANSCQEVYRITVGLGGLGSSSEICVWSLLSLRCSVLVSGDSTGTVQFWDSQFGTLLESHSNHKGDVNTLAAAPSHNRVFSAGADGQVILYKLSGSTSSSQELKPSQKWDYIGYVKAHTHDIRALTVAVPISREDPFSDDILPDKASRKHRKKGKPVDFTYHKWAHLGVPMLISAGDDAKLFAYSIQEFTKFSPHDICPAPQRVPMQMVHNSVFDKTSLLLAQGISTLDILRLNVSSDSSGRASTKSLVRVKSRDSRKIICSAISNTGSLFAYSDQIGPSLFELKKNEFVKSPWSVSRRRLPELPFAHSMVFSSDCSHLIIAGHDRRIYTIDISSLELVYTFTPSREEHDDEAPPKEPPMTKLYTSSDGQWLAAINCFGDIYVFNLETQRQHWFISRLDGASVAAAGFHPWNNNVLVISTSSNQVFAFDVEARQLGKWSMLNTYVLPKRYQEFPGEVIGLSFSPSPNSSSVIVYSSRAKCLIDFGKPVEEDEENGLPNGNLSKTLEGKLVNMGLKKGKGTNRKRRLEEYQLEGKSNEKKNFEILPSKHPVLFVGHLSKNSILVIEKPWMDVVKSLDTQPVDRHIFGT